A single genomic interval of Lucilia cuprina isolate Lc7/37 chromosome 2, ASM2204524v1, whole genome shotgun sequence harbors:
- the LOC111676724 gene encoding centrosomal protein of 83 kDa — ITIKRTQQRQQHSQDLILEKKSLVKETNRLKTLNSHLDYRLNEQEKRLSAVSLELTKTWHLVGKMQRQHRQLHTQEQILRYQLQQKRRLLSELKDELEYCRRKWAAARAKNDESQEQCNDLRREFARRKLEDANNSAESGYSDSGGPASDEEVVVVVGQDVVDGVVGDADVEDEDLEQEGALAANTAAGGCVNYRRKRLREMFEHTRKIKRMQSTSPGRAGNPMQPEIVTLRWNSAPPTCGWRDSGGLEEDEDDYEIEEATASSSNTSSERGAIPKAPTRPSRRPKRRSAERSETDDKPLAEVEPADDRACRILKLEEQCKTLIKQVLETSDNRERLEVQLKRFQDEISPVQHAVPLEELINKKRFERMTRASSVPITGSGSLTPREEEYTRKRSERLERLEEESRQLMSRIKRTSDRGHYLRCSLDRIRRAPPSREGSLESNTEDDVRKPEEEEDPISGTENNSQDNSQSENLNNKPSPLTAEEEAYTQRRAARLQRLEEESKQLLTKLSKNNQRGDNIGIKLDTLHERYKSQEESFTSSSSQQMPATAATSAQSTNTSSTPGKMSVEQRIENIEKISSNREERLRILEEEGRLLINRLSETSEKGTKMINRIAERELNRQKRASPNRDSSLDNDSSTSAKVVNDNSTSEETPVAAALLPTPKKVACSSIVSEELNERVTITTTPSQIAAHQGAIPKSKPTLQLLAARPKAARLQKSENKTNDNTNESLEDMVRRLQSLPFPGQEQTTKPEITEEKAKEFENDLEASSMKEDIARFEELTVPESNENLSVSKECPTNETSVVTEKVAVVTQTTEELNSPNKNAEQN, encoded by the coding sequence ATAACCATAAAACGTacacaacaacgacaacaacattcCCAGGATCTTATATTGGAGAAAAAGTCTTTAGTTAAAGAAACCAATCGCCTGAAAACCTTAAACAGTCATTTGGATTATCGTCTCAACGAACAAGAAAAACGCTTGAGTGCTGTTAGTTTGGAATTGACAAAAACTTGGCATTTGGTTGGTAAAATGCAACGTCAACACCGTCAATTACATACACAAGAGCAAATCTTACGCTATCAGCTGCAACAAAAGCGTCGTTTGCTCAGTGAACTCAAGGATGAGCTGGAGTATTGTCGCCGCAAATGGGCGGCTGCACGTGCCAAAAATGATGAAAGTCAAGAGCAATGCAATGATTTACGACGTGAATTTGCCAGGCGTAAATTGGAGGATGCCAATAATTCGGCTGAAAGTGGTTACAGTGATTCGGGTGGCCCAGCTTCGGACGAGGAAGTTGTCGTGGTAGTGGGTCAAGATGTTGTTGATGGTGTTGTTGGAGATGCCGATGTTGAAGATGAGGATTTGGAGCAGGAGGGTGCTTTGGCAGCGAATACCGCCGCAGGTGGTTGCGTGAATTATAGACGCAAACGTTTGAGAGAAATGTTCGAACATACACGTAAAATCAAACGTATGCAAAGTACTTCGCCTGGCAGGGCTGGTAATCCAATGCAACCGGAAATTGTAACATTACGTTGGAATAGTGCTCCTCCCACCTGCGGTTGGAGGGATAGTGGTGGCTTAGAGGAAGATGAAGATGACTATGAAATAGAAGAAGCTACAGCTTCTTCCTCTAATACATCCTCGGAAAGAGGAGCTATACCAAAGGCACCCACTAGGCCCTCTAGACGTCCTAAACGACGCAGTGCTGAACGCTCAGAAACTGATGATAAACCTTTAGCTGAAGTTGAGCCTGCTGATGACAGAGCCTGTAGAATTCTTAAGCTAGAGGAACAATGTAAAACTTTGATAAAACAGGTGTTGGAAACTTCCGACAATCGTGAACGTTTGGAGGTGCAACTTAAACGTTTTCAAGATGAAATATCTCCAGTGCAACATGCCGTTCCTTTGGAagaacttataaataaaaaacgctTTGAACGCATGACTCGTGCTAGTTCAGTGCCAATTACCGGTTCAGGCTCTCTAACTCCGCGAGAAGAGGAATATACACGCAAACGTTCGGAACGTTTGGAAAGATTGGAAGAAGAGAGTCGCCAATTAATGTCACGCATTAAACGTACCTCAGATAGAGGACATTATTTGCGTTGCTCTTTGGATCGTATAAGAAGAGCTCCTCCCAGTCGTGAGGGTAGTTTAGAAAGTAATACTGAAGACGATGTCCGCAAGCCCGAAGAAGAGGAAGATCCAATTTCTGGCACTGAAAACAACTCTCAAGATAACTCTCAATCAGAAAATCTAAATAATAAACCAAGTCCTTTAACTGCCGAAGAAGAAGCCTATACACAACGTCGTGCGGCCCGTTTGCAAAGACTTGAAGAAGAAAGTAAGCAATTGTTGACCAAGCTCTCCAAAAATAATCAAAGAGGTGATAATATCGGAATTAAACTCGATACTCTACATGAACGTTATAAATCTCAAGAAGAATCCTTCACCTCCAGTAGTTCCCAACAAATGCCAGCTACAGCAGCAACTTCGGCACAATCAACTAACACTTCTTCAACTCCCGGCAAAATGTCGGTAGAGCaaagaattgaaaatattgAGAAAATCTCCTCTAATCGTGAAGAACGTCTGCGCATTTTAGAAGAAGAGGGACGCCTGTTAATCAATAGACTTTCGGAAACCTCCGAAAAGGGTACCAAAATGATAAACAGAATTGCTGAAAGAGAACTCAATCGCCAGAAGCGTGCCTCCCCCAATAGGGACAGTTCCTTAGATAATGATAGCTCTACCTCAGCTAAAGTTGTAAATGACAATTCTACCTCTGAAGAAACCCCTGTGGCAGCAGCACTTTTACCCACACCAAAGAAGGTGGCCTGCTCTAGTATTGTATCTGAGGAGCTCAATGAAAGGGTAACCATAACCACTACACCAAGTCAAATAGCCGCCCATCAGGGTGCCATTCCCAAATCTAAACCCACATTACAGCTATTGGCCGCACGTCCAAAAGCCGCTAGATtacaaaaatctgaaaataaaacCAATGATAATACAAATGAATCATTGGAAGATATGGTAAGACGTTTGCAATCATTGCCTTTCCCTGGCCAGGAACAAACAACAAAGCCAGAAATAACAGAGGAAAAGGCGAAAGAATTTGAAAATGATTTAGAAGCCTCTAGTATGAAAGAAGATATTGCTAGATTTGAAGAACTTACAGTGCCTGAAAGTAATGAAAATCTTTCCGTTTCCAAAGAGTGTCCTACAAATGAGACCTCTGTTGTAACGGAAAAAGTTGCTGTTGTTACTCAAACTACAGAAGAACTCAACTCTCCAAATAAAAATGCTGAACAAAATTAA